A genomic segment from Vagococcus zengguangii encodes:
- the treC gene encoding alpha,alpha-phosphotrehalase — protein MNNFKEKVIYQIYPKSFKDTTGNGVGDLQGIVEKIPYLKELGVDMIWLNPIFPSPQRDNGYDVSDYTAINPLFGTMSEFEDLVKKLKAEGIGVMLDMVFNHTSTEHEWFQKALAGDKKYQDYYILRPLQAEGSLPTNWESKFSGPAWERFGETDLYYLHLFDVTQADLNWRNPEVRAEMHNILNFWLDKGVEGFRFDVMNLIGKDEELIDALPGQIDKLLYTDRPIAHTFIREMNQAAFGQRENIVTVGEMSSTTIEQGQLYSNPERDELTMIFSFHHLKVDYQDGQKWTKMPYDFMALKNILNDWQVGMSDGNGWNALFWNNHDQPRALNRFGDTGQYREKSAKMLGATIHLMRGTPYIYQGEEIGMLNPDYASITDFVDVESHNAYAELVANGMSEDEALMMIQEKSRDNSRSPMQWDTSLHAGFTEGTPWLQLGKTFEEINVAADLASETSVFKFYQQLIQLRKHYAVISEGEYVPHLMEHERIFSYIRQTDAEELIVWNNFYDQVEEIIIPSEYVVAGEVLLSNEDEQPAIDNDRYLLKPFETLVLYRRK, from the coding sequence ATGAACAATTTTAAAGAAAAAGTAATTTATCAAATTTATCCAAAGTCATTTAAAGATACAACTGGCAATGGTGTAGGCGATTTACAGGGGATTGTTGAGAAAATTCCTTACTTAAAAGAATTAGGGGTGGATATGATTTGGCTTAACCCAATCTTCCCGTCACCCCAACGTGATAATGGTTATGACGTGTCTGATTACACGGCAATTAATCCTTTATTTGGAACGATGTCAGAGTTTGAAGACTTAGTCAAAAAGCTAAAAGCAGAAGGTATTGGTGTGATGTTAGATATGGTTTTTAATCATACGTCGACAGAGCACGAGTGGTTTCAAAAAGCTTTGGCCGGTGATAAAAAATATCAAGATTATTATATTTTACGCCCGTTACAGGCTGAGGGCTCATTACCAACTAATTGGGAATCGAAGTTTTCAGGGCCGGCTTGGGAACGTTTTGGTGAGACTGATTTATATTATTTACATTTATTTGATGTCACACAAGCTGATTTGAATTGGCGTAATCCTGAGGTTAGAGCTGAGATGCACAACATTTTAAATTTTTGGCTAGATAAAGGTGTTGAAGGGTTCCGTTTTGATGTAATGAACTTAATCGGAAAAGACGAAGAGTTAATTGATGCGTTACCTGGTCAAATTGATAAACTGTTATATACAGATCGTCCGATAGCACACACATTTATTCGTGAAATGAATCAAGCAGCCTTTGGTCAGCGAGAAAATATTGTGACAGTTGGAGAGATGTCTTCAACCACCATCGAGCAAGGACAATTATATTCGAATCCAGAACGCGACGAGTTAACGATGATTTTTAGTTTCCATCATTTAAAAGTCGATTATCAAGATGGGCAAAAATGGACGAAAATGCCTTATGATTTTATGGCGCTAAAAAATATTTTGAATGACTGGCAAGTTGGAATGTCAGACGGGAATGGTTGGAATGCCTTATTTTGGAATAACCATGACCAACCACGCGCTTTAAATCGTTTTGGGGATACTGGTCAGTACCGTGAAAAATCAGCCAAAATGTTAGGGGCGACGATTCATTTGATGCGTGGCACACCTTATATTTATCAAGGTGAAGAAATTGGGATGTTAAATCCTGATTATGCATCGATTACCGATTTTGTCGATGTGGAGTCACATAATGCCTATGCGGAATTAGTCGCAAATGGGATGAGTGAAGACGAGGCCCTAATGATGATTCAAGAAAAATCACGCGATAATAGTCGTTCACCGATGCAGTGGGATACGAGTCTGCATGCTGGATTTACAGAAGGAACGCCCTGGCTACAACTTGGTAAGACATTTGAAGAAATTAATGTTGCAGCCGATTTAGCGTCAGAGACAAGTGTTTTTAAATTTTATCAACAGTTAATCCAATTACGTAAGCATTATGCGGTTATTTCTGAAGGGGAGTATGTGCCACATTTGATGGAACATGAACGAATTTTTAGTTATATCAGACAAACAGATGCTGAAGAACTGATAGTTTGGAATAACTTCTATGATCAAGTGGAAGAAATTATCATTCCTTCTGAGTATGTAGTGGCAGGAGAAGTGTTATTATCAAATGAAGACGAACAACCAGCTATTGATAATGATCGTTATTTATTAAAACCATTTGAAACATTAGTTTTATATCGAAGAAAATAA
- the treR gene encoding trehalose operon repressor yields the protein MNKFKQIFHDLKLKIQNKEYENGTYLPSENELAKQYQTSRETIRKALNLLLEHGYIQKIRGKGSIVISPKQFNFPVSGLTSYQELVASQHLTSQTTVLSNNLIKTIDTIKKHSELTSPNGLRYIKRQRWLDGSPVIIDHDYFHPDIIPEIPNEVAEQSIYEYLENSLGLAISYATKTITVEAATQDDVTYLGHQDYVVVVRSDVYLEDTQLFQYTESRHTIDKFKFVDFARRRHN from the coding sequence ATGAATAAATTCAAACAAATCTTCCACGATTTAAAACTAAAAATACAAAATAAAGAATATGAAAATGGTACATATTTACCAAGCGAAAATGAATTAGCTAAACAATACCAAACATCAAGAGAAACAATCCGAAAAGCTTTGAATCTTTTATTAGAACACGGCTATATTCAAAAAATACGTGGAAAAGGATCCATTGTTATTTCACCAAAACAATTTAATTTCCCTGTTTCAGGTCTAACAAGTTACCAGGAATTAGTAGCCTCACAGCATTTAACTAGTCAAACAACTGTCCTGTCTAATAATCTTATCAAGACTATTGATACAATTAAAAAACACAGTGAATTAACAAGTCCAAATGGTCTTCGCTACATAAAACGTCAACGCTGGTTAGATGGTAGTCCAGTGATTATTGATCACGATTATTTCCATCCAGATATCATTCCTGAAATTCCTAATGAAGTCGCAGAACAGTCAATCTATGAGTATTTAGAGAATAGTTTAGGTTTAGCAATCAGCTATGCGACTAAAACCATTACTGTTGAAGCCGCAACACAAGATGATGTAACATATTTAGGTCATCAAGACTATGTAGTCGTCGTTCGTAGCGATGTTTATTTAGAAGACACACAACTATTCCAATATACCGAATCCCGTCATACCATTGACAAGTTCAAATTTGTAGATTTTGCTAGAAGACGCCATAACTAG
- the galE gene encoding UDP-glucose 4-epimerase GalE has protein sequence MTIAVLGGAGYIGSHAVKQLVAQDFDVVVIDNLLTGHQAAIDSKARFYEGDIRDKEFMRSVFSKEKIEGVIHFAASSLVGESVGKPLKYFNNNVYGTQITLEVMQEFGVKNIVFSSTAATYGEPEEVPIKETTATNPKNPYGESKLMMEKMMHWCDEAYGIKYVALRYFNVAGADLETKIGEDHNPETHLVPIILQTALGQREAITIFGDDYPTADGTCIRDYVHVVDLCEAHILALNYLKEGNESSVFNLGSSEGFSVKEMVEAARRVTGKEIPAKIGERRAGDPAVLIASPQKAYDILGWKPQYTNVDKIIETAWEWHVSHPNGYQG, from the coding sequence ATGACAATTGCAGTTTTAGGTGGAGCAGGGTACATTGGTTCTCATGCAGTAAAACAATTAGTAGCACAAGATTTTGATGTTGTGGTGATCGATAATTTATTAACAGGTCATCAAGCGGCTATCGACAGTAAAGCGCGTTTTTATGAAGGAGATATCCGTGATAAGGAATTTATGCGTTCGGTTTTTTCTAAAGAAAAAATTGAAGGTGTGATTCATTTCGCCGCGAGTTCGTTAGTGGGTGAGTCAGTAGGCAAACCTTTAAAATATTTCAATAATAACGTTTATGGGACTCAAATCACTTTAGAAGTGATGCAAGAGTTTGGTGTCAAAAACATTGTCTTCTCTTCAACAGCTGCGACTTATGGTGAGCCTGAAGAGGTGCCAATTAAAGAAACGACAGCGACTAATCCTAAGAATCCTTATGGTGAAAGTAAGTTAATGATGGAAAAAATGATGCACTGGTGTGATGAAGCGTATGGTATTAAGTACGTTGCGTTACGTTACTTCAATGTTGCTGGGGCTGATCTAGAAACTAAAATTGGGGAAGATCATAATCCTGAGACACATTTAGTGCCAATTATTTTACAAACAGCCTTAGGGCAACGTGAAGCCATCACGATTTTTGGTGACGATTATCCAACGGCTGATGGCACATGTATTCGTGACTATGTTCATGTTGTAGATTTATGTGAAGCACATATTCTAGCGCTTAACTACTTAAAAGAAGGTAACGAAAGTAGTGTCTTCAACTTAGGTAGTAGCGAAGGTTTTTCAGTTAAAGAGATGGTCGAAGCAGCGCGTCGTGTGACAGGTAAGGAAATACCAGCTAAAATAGGTGAACGTCGTGCAGGTGATCCAGCAGTTTTAATTGCGTCACCTCAAAAAGCTTATGACATTTTAGGTTGGAAACCACAATATACGAATGTTGATAAAATTATCGAAACAGCATGGGAGTGGCATGTTAGTCATCCGAATGGTTATCAAGGATAA
- a CDS encoding DUF1846 domain-containing protein, producing MNKVGFDPQKYIEEQSKYILERVNNYDKLYLEFGGKLIGDMHAKRVLPGFDQDAKIKLLHKLKDQTEIIICVFAGDIERNKIRGDYGITYDMDIMRQIDELAEYELSVNSVVITRFNGQPATKIFINKLEQRGIKVYTHGVIEGYPVNVDKIVSDEGFGMNTFIPTTKPIVVVTGPGAGSGKLATCLTQLYHESRQGREAGYSKFETFPVWNVPLKHPLNIAYEAATVDLKDVNMIDSFHFDHYGEIAINYNRDIETFPIIKRTIERITGRECEFNSPTDMGVNRVGFGIIDDEVVKEASKQEIIRRYFASECDYKKGLIDLETLNRAQIIMEEVSLKPEDRPAVTPAREYAERLKAENAANPDFTPAVMSLELADGSIISGKSSDLMEATASAILNAIKSLANIGDDILLLSPNILEPIQNLKANELSGRLMGLNANEILIALSISAVTNPVAQLAYSKLTALKGTQAHSTVMLNKDDEQVLRSLGIEFTCEPEFSSKNLFYM from the coding sequence ATGAATAAAGTAGGTTTTGATCCACAGAAGTATATTGAAGAACAATCTAAGTATATTCTAGAACGCGTAAATAACTACGATAAATTATATTTAGAATTCGGTGGTAAATTAATCGGTGATATGCATGCTAAGCGCGTGTTGCCAGGTTTTGACCAAGATGCAAAAATCAAATTACTACATAAGTTAAAAGATCAAACAGAAATCATTATTTGTGTCTTCGCAGGTGATATTGAGCGTAACAAAATTCGCGGAGATTACGGCATTACTTATGATATGGATATTATGCGTCAAATTGACGAATTAGCAGAGTATGAATTATCAGTGAATAGCGTGGTAATCACTCGTTTCAACGGACAACCAGCTACTAAAATTTTCATCAACAAATTAGAACAACGTGGGATTAAAGTTTACACACATGGTGTGATTGAAGGTTATCCAGTCAACGTTGATAAAATTGTCAGCGATGAAGGATTCGGCATGAATACGTTCATCCCAACAACAAAACCGATTGTGGTCGTAACGGGACCTGGTGCTGGAAGTGGTAAATTAGCGACATGTCTAACTCAGTTGTATCATGAGAGTCGTCAAGGTCGCGAAGCGGGTTATTCAAAATTTGAGACCTTCCCGGTTTGGAATGTGCCACTGAAACATCCATTAAATATTGCCTATGAAGCAGCAACAGTCGATTTGAAAGACGTGAACATGATTGATTCGTTCCATTTCGATCATTACGGTGAAATTGCGATTAACTATAATCGTGATATTGAAACGTTCCCAATTATTAAACGTACGATCGAGCGTATTACTGGTCGTGAATGTGAATTCAATTCACCAACTGACATGGGTGTAAACCGTGTTGGGTTTGGTATTATTGACGATGAGGTCGTGAAAGAAGCCTCAAAACAAGAAATTATTCGTCGCTATTTTGCTTCAGAATGCGACTATAAAAAAGGTTTAATTGATTTAGAAACTTTAAATCGTGCGCAAATCATTATGGAGGAAGTTTCATTAAAACCTGAAGATCGTCCAGCTGTGACACCAGCTAGAGAATACGCAGAGCGTTTAAAAGCTGAAAACGCAGCGAATCCTGACTTCACACCAGCTGTTATGTCGTTAGAATTAGCGGATGGTAGTATTATTTCTGGTAAGAGTTCTGATTTAATGGAAGCAACAGCTTCAGCTATTTTAAATGCGATAAAATCTTTAGCCAATATTGGCGATGATATTTTGTTATTATCACCTAATATTTTAGAGCCGATTCAAAATCTTAAAGCGAATGAACTATCAGGTCGCTTAATGGGGTTAAATGCTAACGAGATTTTAATTGCGTTATCCATTAGTGCCGTAACGAATCCCGTTGCGCAACTAGCATACAGCAAATTAACGGCATTAAAAGGCACACAAGCTCATTCAACGGTTATGTTAAATAAAGATGACGAGCAAGTCTTACGTAGTTTAGGTATCGAATTTACGTGTGAACCAGAGTTTTCGTCTAAGAATTTGTTTTATATGTAA
- a CDS encoding hydrolase: protein MKANEIPEIMTPLRQDIIKLPEAIRTCSGIRIFGKKIKAIIYTTDIAIIRNTDADAVIAVYPFTPHPTITKSITEAADIPVFCGVGGGTTQGPRSAQMSLFAESQGAIGVVVNAPTPRETIAAIKETIDIPIIATITSVYTDVDEKIEAGASILNVSGGKETAEVVRVMRERYPDIPIIATGGPTDEGIIETIKAGANAITYTPPSNGELFSKKMEKYRLIEKEAAEQIDD, encoded by the coding sequence ATGAAAGCAAACGAAATTCCAGAAATTATGACACCATTACGTCAAGACATTATTAAGTTACCAGAAGCCATTCGCACGTGTAGCGGAATTAGAATATTCGGCAAAAAAATTAAGGCAATTATTTATACAACTGATATCGCGATTATCCGTAACACCGATGCGGATGCGGTCATTGCCGTTTATCCGTTTACACCTCACCCTACGATTACCAAGAGTATCACCGAAGCAGCAGACATCCCTGTTTTTTGTGGTGTGGGTGGCGGTACAACCCAAGGTCCTCGTTCGGCTCAAATGAGTCTTTTTGCTGAATCTCAAGGGGCAATTGGTGTTGTCGTCAATGCACCGACTCCTCGTGAAACCATTGCAGCAATTAAGGAAACTATTGATATTCCAATTATTGCAACGATCACATCTGTTTATACTGATGTCGACGAAAAAATTGAAGCTGGTGCTAGCATTTTAAATGTAAGCGGTGGGAAAGAAACTGCGGAAGTCGTTCGTGTGATGCGTGAACGCTATCCTGACATCCCAATTATCGCAACTGGTGGTCCTACTGATGAAGGAATTATCGAAACAATTAAAGCTGGAGCGAACGCAATCACGTATACTCCCCCTTCAAATGGTGAGCTTTTTAGTAAGAAAATGGAGAAATATCGCTTAATAGAAAAAGAAGCAGCTGAACAAATAGATGATTAG
- a CDS encoding helix-hairpin-helix domain-containing protein, which yields MNRWQLLDKRWLIGLGMVVMLVVGGLFIKSTQSTSNTDFVVEKQFSTSLDDVALGTSDNVAIDQTSESVEVVAYADIKGEVHSPGIYQITPNMRVSGVIDLAGGMTENADVNQVNLAQIVTDQMMIYVPAEGEEVSEVVHNQAEESEITDAVNGDSDIASGQSEDKVNINTANLTEFQTLNGVGAVKAQAIIDYREANGAFQSIEDLKNVKGVGEKTFDSLKESITID from the coding sequence GTGAATAGGTGGCAGTTGCTAGATAAACGATGGTTAATCGGATTAGGGATGGTCGTTATGTTAGTGGTGGGTGGATTATTTATCAAAAGTACACAATCCACTTCGAATACCGATTTTGTGGTTGAGAAGCAATTTAGTACAAGTCTGGATGATGTAGCATTAGGGACGAGTGATAATGTTGCGATAGACCAAACGAGTGAATCTGTTGAGGTTGTCGCATATGCGGATATTAAAGGTGAGGTTCATTCGCCTGGTATTTATCAAATTACGCCTAACATGCGTGTTTCGGGAGTGATTGACCTAGCGGGGGGGATGACGGAGAACGCTGACGTTAATCAAGTCAATTTAGCCCAAATTGTCACGGATCAAATGATGATTTACGTACCCGCTGAAGGCGAAGAAGTTTCAGAAGTGGTACATAATCAAGCAGAAGAATCGGAAATAACTGATGCAGTTAACGGTGATAGCGACATAGCATCTGGGCAAAGCGAGGATAAAGTTAATATTAATACAGCAAATTTGACAGAATTTCAGACGCTAAATGGTGTTGGAGCGGTTAAAGCGCAAGCGATTATTGATTACCGTGAAGCAAACGGAGCTTTTCAATCGATTGAAGATTTAAAAAATGTGAAAGGAGTCGGTGAAAAAACCTTTGATAGTTTGAAGGAATCGATTACAATTGACTAA
- a CDS encoding ComE operon protein 2: MTFERIPWDQYFMAQSVLLAMRSTCTRLAVGATIVRDSRVIAGGYNGSVSGDVHCIDEGCYVVDNHCVRTIHAEMNAILQCAKFGVPTEGAEIYVTHFPCLQCTKMIIQAGIKKIHYLNNYRNDEYALQLLAQTNTEVHQVELDKNFFAELQFGDEEISG; the protein is encoded by the coding sequence ATGACATTTGAAAGGATTCCTTGGGATCAGTATTTTATGGCACAAAGTGTCTTGTTGGCGATGCGTAGTACTTGTACACGTTTAGCGGTCGGGGCAACGATTGTCCGTGATTCTCGTGTCATTGCCGGTGGATACAATGGTTCTGTCAGCGGCGATGTTCATTGTATTGATGAGGGGTGTTATGTGGTTGATAATCATTGTGTACGTACGATTCATGCGGAGATGAACGCTATTTTACAGTGTGCTAAATTTGGAGTACCGACTGAAGGTGCCGAAATTTATGTGACACATTTTCCGTGCTTACAATGCACGAAAATGATTATTCAAGCTGGAATCAAAAAAATTCACTATTTAAACAACTATCGCAATGACGAGTATGCGTTACAGTTGTTGGCACAAACAAATACTGAAGTGCATCAAGTCGAACTTGATAAGAATTTTTTTGCTGAATTACAATTTGGAGATGAAGAAATCAGCGGATGA
- a CDS encoding DNA internalization-related competence protein ComEC/Rec2 — MKKSADELLKERYYAYFRQTHTLRQYVVFPVMTLVVSFGMWRERSWLMVSLFLIVITRVMMTRQKQVIVSCLVSVIVSACFFMAFARTPRPAPSAERTFTTVIQPQTIVIKGDYFQFTGVTPGQSGKSRYRYKLTSEAEKNVYQQLARQASVKVTGKFSLPKTARNLNGFDNRRYLSEQGIDYLVDVKSLEIFGVKASFSPLVKLREWKSWLLHYVNRTFGYYTRLYVKSLLLGDKGEEFANERESFEKLGILYLFSISGMHVTFFASLWHKLLRRTPLALEWIEWLEYGYLFALYFLFGEGIAVLRALLAYVLLTRNRRYRLGFSSLDTWALSLLGCFLLKSEAIFSIGSCYSFFLTFCLIYLRPSLARYASGWRYNFLISVGLSLLAFPLNSYFFYENRLLAFVFSFVLLPLICRVLLPLICFSLVTPFLAQLVEMLFKGCHFLFVLLGELPIAHVITGKIPLIGLMAMLVLLGWSLIKLESSWRQSLIGVCLMASLTCSYKYLNYQGLVAFVDVGQGDCLVIQEPFHGTVTIVDVGGRMLYEKEAWQQSLNVPGVTYTLLPFLKSLGITRVDALACTHADADHVGDLVAVLDSVTVERLVFPTGLEQNESFARKIQPYAKQIAFQQVLAGTKFKLGDLVFDVLSPTKVEDDGGNNDSLVLSTQIGQANFLLTGDMEEAGELSLLKRYPNLSIDVLKVGHHGSKTSTTDAFIAQIQPKLAIISCGENNRFGHPRPEVLETLAKYQVNVCRTDLKGMIYFEWSGLTGKIKGPLTLVADSR, encoded by the coding sequence ATGAAGAAATCAGCGGATGAGTTATTAAAAGAACGTTATTATGCTTATTTTAGACAAACCCATACTTTACGCCAATATGTCGTTTTTCCAGTTATGACATTAGTCGTAAGTTTTGGTATGTGGCGGGAACGTTCTTGGTTAATGGTTAGTTTATTTTTGATAGTTATCACACGCGTAATGATGACACGACAAAAGCAAGTAATAGTTAGTTGCTTAGTGAGTGTCATTGTTTCCGCGTGTTTTTTTATGGCTTTTGCAAGAACACCACGGCCTGCTCCGAGTGCTGAGCGGACGTTTACAACGGTCATACAACCTCAAACGATAGTGATTAAAGGTGACTATTTTCAGTTTACAGGTGTAACCCCTGGACAATCAGGTAAGAGCCGTTATCGCTACAAATTGACTAGTGAAGCTGAAAAAAATGTGTATCAGCAACTCGCTCGTCAGGCCAGTGTTAAAGTAACGGGGAAGTTTAGTTTGCCTAAAACAGCAAGGAATTTGAATGGTTTTGATAATCGTCGGTATTTATCTGAGCAAGGAATTGATTACTTAGTCGATGTCAAATCTCTTGAAATATTTGGTGTGAAGGCCTCTTTTTCACCACTAGTTAAGTTGCGTGAGTGGAAAAGTTGGTTGCTTCACTACGTTAATCGAACGTTCGGTTACTATACACGTTTGTATGTGAAAAGTTTGTTGCTCGGAGACAAGGGGGAGGAGTTTGCAAACGAACGTGAATCATTTGAAAAACTAGGAATTTTGTATTTGTTTAGCATTTCGGGGATGCATGTGACTTTTTTTGCGAGTTTATGGCACAAACTTTTAAGGCGTACTCCGTTAGCTTTAGAATGGATTGAATGGTTAGAGTACGGTTATTTATTCGCTCTGTATTTCTTGTTTGGTGAAGGGATTGCGGTCCTTAGAGCTTTGTTAGCATATGTTTTATTGACACGTAATCGACGTTATCGGCTTGGTTTTTCTAGTTTAGATACCTGGGCCCTTAGTTTGTTAGGGTGTTTTTTGTTGAAGTCAGAAGCTATTTTTTCAATCGGTAGCTGTTACTCGTTCTTCTTAACCTTTTGTTTAATATATTTGCGACCGAGTCTTGCTAGATATGCAAGCGGTTGGCGGTATAATTTCTTAATTAGTGTTGGGTTATCACTACTAGCCTTTCCGCTTAATAGTTACTTTTTTTACGAAAATCGTCTATTAGCATTTGTGTTCAGTTTTGTCTTGTTGCCACTTATTTGTCGTGTGTTATTGCCTCTAATTTGCTTTTCTTTAGTGACGCCATTTTTGGCACAGTTAGTTGAAATGTTATTTAAAGGTTGTCATTTCTTGTTTGTATTATTAGGAGAATTACCAATCGCTCATGTAATAACGGGCAAAATCCCATTGATTGGCTTAATGGCCATGTTAGTGTTGTTAGGTTGGAGTTTAATTAAACTTGAGAGTAGTTGGCGACAATCACTGATAGGTGTCTGTTTGATGGCAAGTCTTACTTGTAGTTATAAGTATTTGAATTACCAAGGGTTAGTGGCTTTTGTAGATGTTGGTCAAGGAGATTGCTTGGTCATTCAAGAACCCTTTCACGGAACGGTAACGATTGTCGATGTCGGTGGGAGGATGTTGTATGAGAAAGAAGCGTGGCAACAATCTCTTAATGTACCAGGCGTTACTTATACTTTATTACCGTTTTTGAAAAGTCTGGGTATTACGCGTGTTGATGCCTTAGCGTGTACGCATGCAGATGCCGATCATGTGGGTGATTTGGTGGCGGTTTTAGATAGTGTCACTGTTGAGCGTTTGGTATTTCCGACAGGACTTGAGCAAAATGAATCGTTTGCTCGTAAAATTCAGCCATATGCTAAACAAATCGCTTTTCAACAAGTATTAGCGGGAACTAAATTTAAGTTAGGTGATTTGGTGTTTGATGTGCTATCTCCTACCAAAGTTGAAGATGACGGCGGCAATAATGATTCACTCGTGTTATCCACCCAGATAGGACAAGCAAATTTCTTGCTGACAGGTGACATGGAAGAAGCGGGAGAGCTATCGTTGTTAAAACGTTATCCTAACTTGAGTATCGATGTCTTAAAAGTTGGACACCATGGCAGTAAGACTTCAACAACGGATGCTTTTATTGCACAAATTCAACCCAAACTAGCGATTATTTCATGTGGGGAAAACAATCGTTTTGGACATCCTCGTCCTGAGGTGTTGGAGACACTTGCCAAGTACCAAGTGAACGTTTGTCGGACAGATTTAAAAGGCATGATTTATTTTGAATGGTCGGGTTTAACGGGGAAAATAAAAGGTCCGCTGACGTTAGTTGCGGATAGTCGGTAA